A region of Rhizobium grahamii DNA encodes the following proteins:
- a CDS encoding MFS transporter, which produces MSRNGHASDLPRQGYVAVAMVMAAILTAFDVRTASIGLADLRGAFGLSFDEGAWLSTFATAPQILIAPSIGWLIAVFGVKRVMIGPSILYSLLSVAIPFVHGFEVLVTLHAIRAVVLGIFVGATLLVAFRNLDRKYWIFALSFYVLRIPFAQNLGLYTAGSYTQTIGWQWLYWQGAIVAPVIGILFWYGGKPSKVDRQLLDRADWGGMALFGVALTTLYFALDQGNRLDWFRSGYVVSLLLATGFLFAVFLWHETRVGEPWAHISILYNRNIALGFAAIGCFMIASLGSSLLEPNFLVSVTRLRPEQIGDFTAPYAVLLLAVATVTAVTLVRTVKQRATLMVGFTCFAISAWLGTQLTSLWSLPEFRLIVILQTFGEEIVFLAAVATLFSNVNPARAVSLVAYVQVMRLICSETVATSMTTWVRQREQLHSYLIGLHVTGATPGWNSAIAQLGSGSGPVGSQAEALKRGVGVLATIVQREANVLAYIDGFWITFIAAIVGLIVVSLMKPSPAHPLTSR; this is translated from the coding sequence ATGTCTAGGAACGGTCATGCAAGCGACCTTCCGCGTCAGGGGTATGTAGCGGTTGCCATGGTCATGGCGGCGATATTGACCGCATTCGACGTCCGGACAGCGAGTATCGGCCTCGCAGACCTGCGAGGCGCTTTCGGTTTGAGCTTCGACGAGGGCGCGTGGCTGAGCACCTTTGCAACGGCGCCGCAAATCCTCATCGCACCGAGCATCGGCTGGTTGATCGCCGTGTTTGGCGTCAAGAGAGTCATGATCGGGCCGTCAATTCTCTATTCGCTCCTCTCGGTCGCGATTCCTTTTGTGCATGGCTTCGAAGTTCTCGTCACGTTGCATGCGATAAGAGCAGTTGTGCTTGGTATTTTCGTCGGAGCCACGCTGCTGGTGGCCTTCCGCAATCTTGACCGAAAGTACTGGATCTTCGCTCTTTCCTTCTACGTCTTGAGAATACCCTTCGCGCAGAACCTCGGTCTCTATACGGCGGGCAGCTATACGCAGACAATTGGATGGCAGTGGCTTTATTGGCAGGGAGCAATCGTTGCTCCGGTCATCGGCATCCTGTTCTGGTATGGCGGTAAACCGTCGAAGGTGGATCGCCAGCTTCTGGACCGCGCCGATTGGGGCGGGATGGCGCTTTTTGGCGTCGCTTTGACAACGCTCTACTTCGCGTTGGACCAGGGTAACCGCCTCGACTGGTTCCGCTCCGGCTATGTTGTATCGCTTCTGCTTGCCACCGGCTTTCTCTTCGCTGTCTTTCTGTGGCACGAGACACGGGTTGGGGAGCCATGGGCTCATATTTCAATCCTCTACAACCGAAACATCGCGCTCGGATTCGCCGCCATCGGGTGCTTCATGATTGCCAGCCTTGGAAGCTCGCTTCTGGAGCCGAATTTCCTGGTCAGCGTCACCCGCCTGCGTCCGGAGCAGATCGGCGACTTTACCGCTCCTTATGCGGTTCTGCTTCTTGCCGTAGCGACCGTGACGGCCGTAACACTGGTCAGAACGGTCAAGCAACGTGCGACCCTGATGGTCGGCTTCACGTGTTTCGCAATATCGGCATGGCTTGGAACGCAATTGACGAGCCTCTGGTCCTTGCCCGAATTTCGGTTGATAGTGATCCTGCAGACTTTCGGAGAAGAGATTGTCTTTCTTGCCGCCGTGGCAACGTTGTTCAGCAATGTGAACCCGGCGCGAGCCGTCTCCCTCGTAGCCTACGTCCAGGTGATGCGACTGATCTGTTCGGAGACCGTCGCGACGTCGATGACGACTTGGGTGCGCCAACGCGAGCAATTGCATTCGTACCTGATCGGTCTTCACGTCACCGGCGCGACACCGGGCTGGAACTCGGCGATCGCTCAACTTGGTTCCGGCTCTGGACCGGTCGGTTCACAGGCTGAGGCCCTGAAGCGCGGG